Proteins encoded in a region of the Cyclopterus lumpus isolate fCycLum1 chromosome 23, fCycLum1.pri, whole genome shotgun sequence genome:
- the usp44 gene encoding ubiquitin carboxyl-terminal hydrolase 44 yields the protein MDRCKHVGRLRLAPDHSILNPQKWHCVDCNTSESIWACLGCAHVACGRYIEEHALQHFQQQHHPLAMEVNELYVFCYLCDDYVLNDNATGDLKLLRSTLSAIQSQRYEVTTRSGRTLRSASAAPDALMPCAARELQLRDEDRMFTALWHRRRALMGRVFRLWFALTECGKKREEEERRREEDEEQKREARERRRATKRQLLEELENAPLRKSRRLRSKSKRVADAAVTTPSQRTRNQTKTPVTPSLTRRPRTPSPVTVTPRRSERTKKVQPTPKPRTRSSTTKLRPKTPPATPCSAQTPVPRKQNTKQGGSPFKRRPTVTPGVTGLRNLGNTCYMNSILQVLSHLHVFRECFLRLDLTQALELLASAVHGQLAVKAPSQTQIQSQTQSPLIQRRGFHASSGSGTGLSGGASRTRSMELIQPKEPSSKHISLCHELHTLFQVMWSGKWALVSPFAMLHSVWQLIPAFRGYAQQDAQEFLCELLDKVQHELESTGKHTTTAGVPQKRLIKQVLSVVNTIFHGQLLSQVTCLACDHRSNTVEPFWDLSLEFPERYHSNSRESAAHASCHLTEMLAKFTETEALEGNIYACEQCNSARRRSSSKPVLLTEAQKQLMVHKLPQVLRLHLKRFRWSGRNHREKIGVHVRFDQLLNMEPYCCRDPSPCSVPSSPSSPCSAAGSPRPEHFLYDLSAVVMHHGKGFGSGHYTSYCYNTEGGFWVHCNDSKLNVCSVEEVCRAQAYILFYTQRVTQDKDWPL from the exons ATGGACAGGTGCAAGCATGTGGGGCGGCTGCGGCTGGCCCCGGATCACTCCATCCTCAACCCCCAGAAGTGGCACTGCGTGGACTGCAACACCAGCGAGTCCATATGGGCCTGCCTGGGCTGCGCGCATGTGGCGTGCGGGCGCTACATCGAGGAGCACGCTCTGCAGCACTTCCAACAGCAGCACCACCCGTTGGCTATGGAGGTTAACGAACTTTACGTTTTTTGCTACTTGTGTGACGACTACGTCCTGAACGATAACGCCACCGGGGACTTGAAGCTGCTGCGCAGTACGCTCAGCGCCATCCAGAGCCAGCGCTATGAGGTCACCACCCGCAGTGGACGCACCCTCCGCTCGGCGAGCGCCGCCCCCGACGCCCTAATGCCATGCGCCGCCCGCGAGCTGCAGCTAAGGGACGAAGACAGGATGTTTACGGCGCTCTGGCACCGCCGCAGGGCGCTAATGGGACGTGTCTTCCGCCTCTGGTTTGCACTGACTGAATGCggaaagaagagggaggaagaagagaggaggagggaggaggatgaagagcaaAAGAGGGAGGCGCGGGAGAGGAGGCGGGCTACAAAGAGGCAGCTACTGGAGGAGTTGGAGAATGCCCCTCTCCGGAAGAGCCGGCGCTTACGCTCGAAGAGCAAGAGAGTCGCCGATGCGGCGGTGACGACGCCGTCTCAGAGGACGCGCAACCAGACAAAGACCCCCGTGACCCCGTCTCTCACCCGCAGGCCGAGGACCCCGAGCCCTGTCACTGTGACCCCCAGGAGAAGTGAAAGGACGAAAAAGGTCCAGCCAACTCCCAAACCCCGGACCCGTTCTTCAACCACCAAATTGAGGCCCAAAACTCCCCCAGCGACCCCCTGTTCTGCCCAAACACCCGTTCCCCGCAAGCAGAATACCAAACAGGGCGGCTCGCCCTTCAAACGGCGTCCCACGGTCACCCCTGGAGTGACGGGCCTGAGAAATCTAGGCAACACTTGTTATATGAACTCCATCCTGCAGGTGCTGAGCCACCTTCACGTCTTCCGGGAGTGCTTTCTGCGCCTGGATCTGACCCAAGCGCTGGAGCTACTGGCGTCTGCCGTCCACGGCCAACTGGCAGTGAAGGCCCCGTcccagacccagatccagtctCAGACCCAGTCCCCTCTGATCCAAAGGAGGGGATTCCATGCCAGTTCGGGCTCTGGGACCGGGCTGAGCGGCGGGGCCTCGCGGACCCGCAGCATGGAGCTGATACAACCCAAAGAGCCCAGCTCAAAGCACATCTCCCTCTGCCACGAGCTGCACACCTTGTTCCAGGTGATGTGGTCGGGCAAGTGGGCGCTGGTGTCTCCCTTTGCCATGCTGCACTCGGTGTGGCAGCTGATCCCGGCGTTCAGGGGCTACGCCCAGCAGGACGCTCAGGAGTTCCTGTGTGAGCTGCTGGACAAAGTGCAGCACGAGCTGGAGAGCACCGGCAAGCACACGACCACCGCCGGGGTCCCCCAGAAACGACTCATCAAGCAGGTGCTCAGTGTGGTCAACACCATCTTCCACGGCCAGCTCCTCAGCCAG GTGACGTGCCTGGCCTGCGACCACCGCTCCAACACCGTGGAGCCGTTCTGGGATCTGTCCCTGGAGTTCCCCGAGCGCTATCACAGCAACAGCCGGGAGTCGGCCGCTCACGCCTCGTGCCATTTGACGGAGATGCTGGCCAAGTTTACAGAGACCGAAGCGCTGGAGGGAAACATCTACGCCTGCGAGCAGTGCAACT CTGCTCGCCGGCGGTCCTCCTCCAAACCGGTCCTCCTGACTGAGGCGCAGAAACAGCTGATGGTCCACAAACTGCCTCAGGTCCTGCGGCTTCACCTCAAACGCTTCAG GTGGTCTGGGCGGAACCACCGGGAGAAGATCGGCGTCCACGTCCGCTTCGACCAGCTCCTCAACATGGAGCCCTACTGCTGCCGAGACCCCTCCCCCTGCTCCGTTCCCagcagccccagcagccccTGCAGCGCCGCCGGCTCGCCGCGCCCCGAGCACTTCCTGTACGACCTCTCCGCCGTGGTGATGCATCACGGGAAGGGCTTCGGCTCTGGCCACTACACCTCCTACTGCTACAACACGGAAGGAG GCTTCTGGGTTCACTGTAACGACTCTAAGCTGAACGTGTGTtcggtggaggaggtctgtCGCGCTCAGGCCTACATCCTCTTCTACACACAGCGAGTAACTCAGGACAAAGACTGGCCTCTATAG